A DNA window from Ranitomeya imitator isolate aRanImi1 chromosome 2, aRanImi1.pri, whole genome shotgun sequence contains the following coding sequences:
- the LOC138663710 gene encoding zinc finger protein 154-like yields the protein MYMDRDKMADKILYLTLEILFRLTGEDYTVVKKTSSERYQDPVSEGRGRTMSPISGPPPHTLMHEDINDQKILELTYKMIELLTREVPIRCQDVAVYFSMEEWKYLEGHKDVYKDVMMEVPEPLTSPALSSKWTTPERCPLLPQDFKQEDPNVPQDHQGEDLTHIDTTETYVSGDEWCKEEIITYDYPDDCPRSSEEHWISLDCKEDNCGITQDTYEEHVTNPNIALHSKDLSSEPFEQVLLSDSSQNVRKNKCHRKRILNQKGPTVEKPFSCSDCGKCFNRKWSLVVHQIIHTDAMPYSCSECGKPFNNKSSLVRHQWVHTGLKPYSCSECGKCFKLKWCLAAHQRIHTGAMPYSCSVCGKLFNNKSNLVSHQWVHTGVKPFSCSECGALFTDKSSLIKHLNIHTGVKPYSCSECGKSFNQKGNLSTHVKSHTGLKPFSCEECGKCFSEKSILHRHQRIHTSAKPYSCPECGKCFNRKSCLATHQRIHTGGKLYSCSECGKCYTTKSSLVRHQWAHSGVKPFSCSECGKSFSQNSDLVRHQRTHMGKNPFLCS from the exons ATGTAtatggacagggacaagatggcagacaaaatattatacctcaccctagagatcctcttccggcttactggagag gattacacagtagtgaagaagacttcTAGTGAGCGCTATCAAGACCCAGTATCTGAGGGAAGAGGTAGAACCATGAGCCCAATCTCTGGACCTCCACCTCACACCCTGatgcatgaggacatcaatgaccagaagatcctagaactcacctacaagatgattgagctgctgactagagag gttcctataaggtgtcaggacgtcgctgtctatttctccatggaggagtggaagtACTTAGAAGGACATAAAGatgtgtacaaggacgtcatgatggaggttcccgagcccctcacatcaccag ctcTATCCAGTAAGTGGactacaccagagagatgtcctcttcttccacaggactttaaacaagaagatcccaatgttcctcaggatcatcag ggtgaagatctgacccatattgatactacagagacatatgtgagtggtgatgagtggtgtaaagaggagattattacatatgactacccag ATGACTGTCCCAGAAGCTCAGAGGAACATTGGATATCTTTAGATTGTAAAGAAGATAATTGTGGTATCACACAAGACACATATGAAGAACATGTCACAAATCCAAATATAGCCCTccacagcaaagatctatcatctgaaCCTTTCGAACAGGTTCTACTTTCTGATTCATCACAGAATGTAAGGAAAAATAAATGTCACAGAAAACGTATCCTAAATCAAAAGGGTCCCACAgtggagaagccgttttcatgttcagattgtgggaaatgttttaaccggaaatggaGTCTTGTAGTACATCAGATAATTCATACAGACGCaatgccatattcatgttcagaatgtgggaaaccttTTAAtaataaatcaagtcttgttagacATCAGTGGGTTCACACAGGgttgaagccatattcatgttcagaatgtggaaaatgttttaagctGAAATGGTGTCTTGcagcacatcagagaattcatacaggtgcaatgccatattcatgttcagtatgtgggaaaCTTTTTAATAATAAATCAAATCTTGTGAGTCATCAGTGGgttcacacaggggtgaagccattttcttgttcagaatgtggggcaCTTTTTACGGACAAGTCATCTCTTATTAAACATCTAAATattcacacaggggtgaagccatattcatgttcagaatgcggaAAATCTTTTAACCAGAAAGGCAATCTTAGTACACATGTGAAAAGTCACACAGGGTTGAAACCATTTTCCTGtgaagaatgtggaaaatgttttagtgaAAAATCTATTCTtcatagacatcagagaattcacacaagtGCAAAACcctattcatgtccagaatgtggaaagTGTTTCAACCGGAAATCATGTCTtgctacacatcagagaattcacaccggAGGAAAgctgtattcatgttcagaatgtgggaaatgttatacaactaaatcaagtcttgttagacATCAATGGGCTCACTCTGGggtgaaaccattttcatgttcagagtgtggaaaAAGTTTTAGCCAGAattcagatcttgttagacatcaaagaactcacatggGCAAGAACCCATTTTTGTGCTCATAA